One Candida dubliniensis CD36 chromosome 1, complete sequence genomic region harbors:
- a CDS encoding fumarylacetoacetate (FAA) hydrolase, putative (Similar to C. albicans FAH1), giving the protein MSLKYLDTARKILCIGRNYAAHIKELNNATPQQPFFFLKPSSSVLKPDAGPFLVPKGVIVHHEVELAFTLNKDLKNLPSTFSPQEAIDSIEGYALTIDMTARNVQDEAKKKGLPWSIGKGFDTFLPVSKFIAKDKIPDPYNVELVLKINGEVKQQDKTDLMLFPIHKILSHMSAIMTLEKGDLILTGTPKGVGQVKPGDKIEAQLLVDGKVIEEIKFGAEEKPGPYEYKQI; this is encoded by the coding sequence ATGTCATTGAAATACTTAGACACCGCCAGAAAGATCCTTTGTATTGGCCGTAATTACGCTGCTCACATCAAGGAATTGAACAATGCAACACCACAGCAACcgtttttctttttaaaacCATCTTCCTCCGTCTTAAAGCCCGACGCTGGCCCATTTTTGGTTCCCAAGGGGGTTATTGTCCATCATGAGGTGGAATTGGCCTTCACATTGAACAAGGACTTGAAGAATTTGCCATCCACTTTTTCGCCCCAAGAAGCTATTGACAGCATTGAAGGGTATGCCTTGACGATTGACATGACAGCAAGAAATGTTCAGGACGAGgccaaaaagaaaggatTGCCTTGGTCAATTGGTAAAGGGTTCGATACATTCTTGCCCGTGTCCAAATTCATTGCCAAGGACAAAATCCCTGACCCGTATAATGTTGAATTGGTGTTGAAAATTAACGGTGAGGTCAAACAACAAGACAAAACCGACTTGATGTTATTCCCTATCCACAAGATTTTAAGCCACATGTCAGCTATTATGACATTGGAAAAGGGGGACTTAATCTTAACTGGAACCCCAAAAGGTGTTGGTCAAGTTAAACCGGGCGATAAAATCGAAGCTCAATTGTTGGTTGATGGCAAAGtcattgaagaaattaaatttggCGCTGAAGAAAAACCAGGTCCTTACgaatataaacaaatataG